A window of Asterias amurensis chromosome 10, ASM3211899v1 genomic DNA:
GAAGTATTTTGTGATTCTAAaaacaagacagttcttttcagaattgaaaAATCTACCGAAGtccagaaacaaaatctacttcgCGGAAACACAATACACaccaagacaagttctcaaaagaaagtTTTTACACCAAGTCACTGCGTTTGCAACTAAATCATCAAgctataaaggcagtggacactattggtaattactaaaaacaattattattattattattataaaaccttactcggtaacgagcaatggggagaggttgaatagcataaaacatggtgagaaacagctccctctgatgtgtcgtagttctcgagaaagaagtattttttccacgaacttgatttcgagacctcacctcagatttagaaattgaggtctcgaaatgaagcatctgagagcacacaactttgtatgaccATTCCTTGCTGTGtggtatgacaagggtgttttttctttcattgttatctcgcaacttcgatgaccgattgagctcaaattgttacaggtttgttattttatgcatatgttgagatacaacaagtgagaagactggtctttgacaattaccaatagtgtccacagtcttTAAGTTCTAATAGTTCTGTATCGTGGATGTTTTTACGTAAAAAATTATGAcatgttatttttataaattacatattaaaacatattttgatgTTAACGTTTTTTGCTAATCATAAGAATGTTTAGATATTTTTCGTAAAAATCATGAcatttataaattatttcaaaacactAAATGTTTTTTCTAATCAAATCACTATTGAGATAGATCTTCACTGTAACTCGATCACTATTTACATAAACGAAGCAGCGGCTGATTTCACAAATTAATACAAGCCTCATCTTATTTAATGATCAATGAAGCTGATGAAAAGATTTAATTGGACCGATCCATCAATCGCCATCATTCTATTGGCCAATCGCAGCCGCGAACGCGCGCCAAAAAGAACTAACTCACTTAAATCCATAAGCAGTGTAAACAAGTATATTTATTACCCGCCCTTCGGGTTTGCTTTGTCTTGTGTGTTTGTTCGTGtttttatcatgtttttcttcatttttttatattatgaaTGGCAATTAACTTCCTTTTTCCTCCCAGCTTCTTCCCAAGAGCATGACACTTCTTGGCTCGTCTTCCTCGAGGGTGGCGGGTGGTGTTATAATGCAACGCACTGCGCACAAAAGAGTGACACATCATATGGGTCATCGCGCATGCTCAATGCCAGCAAAGAGTTTAACGGTGTCCTATCCGCTAATTTCACGGTGAATCCGGAATTTTATGACTGGAACGTGGCTGTAATCAACTACTGTGATGGAGCATCTTTTTCAGGTAGGCCTAACCCATGAACCATAAAGagcattgggttttttttttcagtttgaaatattttagtttACGATAGTAATAGAAAACCAacaccaaaatttgaaaatttacttGAAGACAAATTATACCATTTGTTTTTGGAACCGTACGATCGTTTTAATCCTGTATAAATACAGGTGTATAGAATAGAACTAACATGTGGAAATCAAAAGGTGTCCACGTTGTTGATATATCGCCGAAAACCCGTAGCCAATGTCCGTGAATGAGAAATAATTCGTATCATTCACAAAACAACTTAATGTCAAGTATAAGACCACGTGTAAACTGTTTTTTAGGTTTACCaaaaagaacacaaaataaacaaatgataaAAATTGAGATCAACAAATGTGTggataaataattgtttgcgtATTGTTCCTTCATAGTTTCCTCATTAATAATTTGTAATGTCTTATACTCCACTATAAAGGGAATCGTGATCTTCCATTTGAGGTCGGCAATAAGACCATTTACTTCCGAGGAATCCGTGTGCTGGATGCAGTGATCACACATCTACTCTCAGCAGGCATGGCACAAGCTGATCAAATACTCCTGTCTGGTGCATCGGGTAAGCATTACTTGTTTCATTGAAAACCTTTTGGGTCAAAGTAGTCGGTTTTTAACCGAGATTTTCGCGTTTAACATTTTACTGGTGTTTGTGGTGTCTTTTTGGACGACGCGTCGCGACGACGACGCAGAGCTGGTGGTTTCTTGCCAGCTGATAAGATGAAAGTTTCTGTCAGTTTAAGATGGAAGTTTCTGTCAGCTTAAGATGGAAGTTTTGTGTTAGCTTAAGATGGATGATGTAAGCTTATAACATGGAATTTCTTGTCAACTATTAGACGAAGGTTTATTTTCAGCTGATGGAGGTTTCCTCTCAGTTTATAATAAGCCTCAgactagaaaacaaatattcttCGTAGCTGATGGATGGATGTTTCTTCTCAACTTGTATAAGATGAGGGTTTCTTGTCAGCTTATGCTTTGTAGGCTTTTAGTCAGTTTATAAGATGGAAGTTTCGTATCGTCTTTTTTATAAGATGGCTGTTCTTGTCAGTTTAAAAGATGGAGGTTGCATGGAGGTCGAAATAGAGTTGTCAGTTCGCAAGATGGATGTTTCTTATCAAATAATAACATGGATGTTTATTGGCAGATGATAACAAAGAGATTTCTTGGCATTTATTTTACAAGGCTGAAGTTTCTTATTAATTTTGAGGTTGTTAGTTCGCAAGACGGAGAATTCTTGTCAGCTTTTAGATGGAGGTTGGTTTTCAGTTGTTTTTGTCTTAGGTAATGCTTGCTTACTTGCTTAACTCGAGTGATGTCCTCGAATCACGACGGTTCCCCATGCATTCCTGTCCCCCATAGCCGACTTTAAATTTGCTGATTCCAGACCGTGTCCATTTTAAGTATCTCAGTGTAATTTAGTGCAGGTCTTCCAGGTTTCCTCCTCCCATGCTTAGGGGTCCACAGAACAATATCAGATACTGGTTCGTCTTTGCGCCTGAAGCAGTGGCCAGCAAAACGCATCCTTCTCTGCCTGATTTTTGTTGAGAGCTTTGGCAGGTTCCCATAATGTTAACCATTTTTTGTCACATTTGTATAACGCAGCTGGAGGTCTGTCCGTGTTCTTGCATGCAGACCACGTCAAGGAGCTGATACCCGAAGAGGTATCATTCAAAGCAATGGCGGATGCTGGGTTCTTCTTAGACGAGAAAAATATCAGCAATGAGGACATGTGGCGCAACATGATGAAAGGAGTGTACGAACTGCAGGAAGTGCAAGGTATGAGCGATCCTTTTTGTATGACGCTGGGGCGTCCTTTTGCAAAATCTTTCACTATAAGtatgatatagaagagtttgcggtaacaccatgtaataacaatgcaaactcttctatatcttatttccaccatgcaaagtttcaaatcctacttactatAAGTATAAGTATGGTTTGTGAAGACCTTACTCATCTAAGTTGTAACGAGACCCTTGCGACGCTATAGGCTGTTGGCTACTAAAATTTAAAGGTTTAAACAGGTTTTTTCTGGATGTTGTTTACGGGATTGGTGTTTTGTATGCCAATTGCCTAATGTGTGATTGATTTTGCAAAATGTTTGTAGTGTGTATAGTAATAGCGGTTTCTTTCATGTGCGTCACACAGTGACGCCCAAAAGGTTCTTCAAAAGTCAGTATTTTCCTACAACTGTGCAGCTATGTTTGCATAATTATGACAAATTCCTTTAcattagcaccatgtaatggtttagaAGGCGACGTGGTGCATTACAGACAATCAAACCAGCAACACCAGGACGAACTCATTCTCATTACGATATTCGTTTACTGGGTTCGTTCACGTCCATTACAcagcacacgggaccaacggcttaacgtcccaacCGAGGGACGCAGcaagaattgtttttaaatttcatgcTTAACACAGTTggcacgactgggactcgatcCCACAagctgctgatcaaaaacaatATTGTGCTAGGCAAAAGAACGACAGGGGTATAATGGCTAAAGTGTAAAGCAAATTTGAAAGGGGAAATTGGTGTTGTGCTTAAACTTCACAAAATatagtttaaaataaaagtgtGTCTTTCTATTTAAAGGGAGCTTGGATGAGGATTGCCTTCTTGCTAAAGGCACCGAGAAATGGGAATGTTTCTTCCCTGAATACGCCTATCCCTATATCAACACGCCCATATTCATCATCAACTCTGCCTTAGACTACTGGACTCAGTTGCACATCTTAAACCTCAACTGCAGACCCGGCCTCTGCGACGAAAAAGCCCAGGCATTTTTCGAGGATCACCGGGAGTATTTCTTACAACGCACGGACCAGGTGAACCGCTACGACAAGGATGGCATGTTCATCTCGACGTGTTACGCGCACAGCCATGCGTACTACGACGTACCGTGGATGAACTACAAAGTGATTGGAAAGGAGACTAGGCAGGCGTTCGCTGACTGGTACTTTGGGAGGAGTACGCCGGCGAGATCGCGATACGTAGACTGTGACTCGAGTCTGAATTGTAACCCGTCGTGTGCTGAAACGTGGGGAGCGGAGTACTTTAATAGCACGGTGTGTTTGGTGTTAACTACGGACGAATGTTTCAACTTATTGCATTAAAGCTTATaatcattaaagccattggacacttttggtaaacagtattgtccaaggcccacacttcgtgtatcacaacgtatatgtaaaatagcaaacctggggaaattttgacttaatcggtcatcggagatcggagtcgggagaaaataacgggagaaACCCACCCTTTTTCTGCACGTTTCCCCGTGTcaagacatgtgtttaaaataaatccgtaattctcgatatcgagaattgatattgttttgataTTGTGTTAAAGGGAAcatgtacctttggttttgggaCCGTTCCATTGTTTTTATCctgtataaatgtaaaaatacatctcagtaaaaaaataagctcaaaagttggtagagtttttgagaaatcccCTAAAATTCGGAGCGGTTTAGTCCATGCATGAAAAATAATTCATAACTGGAGTGCGAAAGAGAATGTTGTTGGTGGTGGTCCGTAATAAGTGAATGTTTATTATTAGTGATTGTGCAGCATTGATGCTTTGATGGCAATGCGTTTTTCATGTAGATATTCTTAGTTTATAATAGAAGTTAGACAATCATCGGTGTAGGCTAGTGTCATTTAATAAAAAAGGATTGCATGAAGGGACATACTTTTATTACAAACATGTTATTGAGATGGATGTTTTATTAACAACCAAACCAATAAcccataaacaaaataatattaaacagcACAGTTTGCCTTTTAGTATTTAATCATTCTGAAGCCCATAGTGGAAAGTTTAATTTCTGGGttgtttttcctctttttttttggtgggggggggggttacatgTCTTCTTTGTAGTCCTATTTTAACTAGGAACTTGAACGATTTTTTACGGGAATGCTAtttaatcttgttttttaatgtttttatttgtaattaCGATCACTTGCTGTCGCTTTCGTGCAAGTATGTCTTTAACCAGCAATTTGAAACATACTGCTCTAAGTCTCCGGTAGAGACTTTTATTTAAAATCGGACGTGGCCTCATCGGACCTCTACAGTcttactttttttataaaaaaaatgcgtatttaaaaaaaacaatcatttatcATTGTACAGTTTATATCTTACGGTACggctggaaactattggtaattactcaaagtattgttagcattaaaggaacatttcagaattggttttgctagcaaagaAGTTGCTGTCAGTGTAAGCACTATATGTAATCCACGatatgtacataaactgacaaacctttagaagtttgagatcgatctgggtcacgagagaatagtgaaaaaccgattacaaattttgcattgcatcgatgccaaaacaaaaatgaacaaaacgctcactgagcgataaactccaaacgagatataagattatttatttctcatcaagtatgaGATtacagacagaaatatttcaagggatgttttctactatcatcatcattagacagtgtaagttttatgtaaatctgtgttcttcacgatttttgtttcttgccaattctgtaacgttcctttaaaactaacttggtaaacGACGAGCTATTgacattaaaaacattgtgagaaacggctccctctaaagttatTACTGGTTTagaagaaagaggtaatatcaGTGCCAAACTGTTTGGTAATGTGTGTGCTCTGCAGTGCTATTAATAAAAGATGTATCAAGTTCACGTTCACATTATTATGGATGGGCGTTCCCATGAcgaaataatgtttttgttaagATATTTTGTAGTGTTAAAAAGTGTCAAAAACTAAGCAAGCCAAATCAATAAACTAAAAGCAAGGATGGGGAAAAAACTGTATTGTctataatataattatttgagGATCATCAGCCCTATTACTTTAAACCCATGACCCCACGACTATATAGGCagtaattaattaaatttggtATCCTCGTATAACGGAAACAAACAAACTCGCGTAAaccatttttgttgttcagctGTGTGAATGCTTTACCCTATTGCCTTGAGTTTGTTTAGAGATGAAATATATATTGTACTTAACATTCGGCCGCCGGGTAGTGAGCTCGATTAACTAATAAATTAGTAAATTGGGTGTCCTCATAACAACAacgcaaaaaacaacaacaaaaacaaacatggaaaaacagttttgtttt
This region includes:
- the LOC139942991 gene encoding uncharacterized protein; its protein translation is MTDFHLRGTGLEDHSLLNEDQVVTKKRHQLTGGTDRPSRRRRRICTSCRCWIVVALLSAMWLAFFGLWLYYSYFAIPSSGKPGAGEVGHNTEAMLVVLPESLADETGAYCLDGSPPSYYFRNASSQEHDTSWLVFLEGGGWCYNATHCAQKSDTSYGSSRMLNASKEFNGVLSANFTVNPEFYDWNVAVINYCDGASFSGNRDLPFEVGNKTIYFRGIRVLDAVITHLLSAGMAQADQILLSGASAGGLSVFLHADHVKELIPEEVSFKAMADAGFFLDEKNISNEDMWRNMMKGVYELQEVQGSLDEDCLLAKGTEKWECFFPEYAYPYINTPIFIINSALDYWTQLHILNLNCRPGLCDEKAQAFFEDHREYFLQRTDQVNRYDKDGMFISTCYAHSHAYYDVPWMNYKVIGKETRQAFADWYFGRSTPARSRYVDCDSSLNCNPSCAETWGAEYFNSTVCLVLTTDECFNLLH